Proteins encoded within one genomic window of Polaribacter sp. NJDZ03:
- a CDS encoding heavy-metal-associated domain-containing protein: MTTVKYKTNIHCGSCIKSVTPVLNDLDNLDFWKVDLEHDDKVLEVKLDDEDKESVLKAVKSAGFEIEEIQ; encoded by the coding sequence ATGACAACCGTAAAATACAAAACAAATATTCATTGTGGTAGCTGCATTAAATCTGTAACACCTGTGCTAAACGATTTAGATAACTTAGATTTTTGGAAAGTAGATTTAGAGCATGATGATAAAGTTTTAGAAGTAAAATTAGATGATGAAGATAAAGAGAGTGTTTTAAAAGCTGTTAAAAGTGCTGGTTTTGAAATTGAAGAAATTCAATAA
- a CDS encoding NAD(P)/FAD-dependent oxidoreductase — MNNFDVVIVGGGTAGLMLARELGNFKQKTLILDRKDNLLEFSFNTLGSFINLEDFNLSTEVVAQQIDTLVFQSKRVKREIKNINMYVLDKKKLHEELINSLDTNYVTIKTEVHIKDVLKDDAGLFTCVTDKNENQYFGKIIVDASGTNGIISKKIGLRQKKGKLATGVEYNVEYLGESNKMYLLSGKDYQGGYGWIFPLKNKRAIIGFGTYNEAIIKNLKPRLNEVLNLPLIKKLVRKDNDKVEGASVPITPVLEKFVINNLVCVGDSVSQVNPIVGEGYKFIFEAAIMASKAIHKSLQEQNINFLSEYETEWKNRFSANYKRSKSAQEKIFKYSNNDVVMDIALLSMRLRSNDRIIRSISGEYGLEKN; from the coding sequence ATGAATAATTTTGATGTAGTTATTGTTGGTGGTGGTACTGCTGGTTTAATGTTAGCTAGAGAGCTTGGTAATTTTAAACAAAAAACACTTATTTTAGATAGAAAAGATAATTTATTAGAGTTTTCTTTTAACACACTTGGTAGTTTTATAAATTTAGAAGATTTCAATTTATCTACAGAAGTTGTAGCACAACAAATAGATACACTCGTTTTTCAATCTAAAAGGGTAAAAAGAGAAATTAAAAACATTAATATGTATGTTTTAGACAAAAAGAAACTGCATGAAGAACTTATTAATTCTTTAGACACAAACTACGTAACCATAAAAACTGAAGTTCATATTAAAGATGTTTTAAAAGATGATGCGGGGCTATTTACCTGTGTTACAGATAAAAATGAAAACCAATATTTTGGAAAAATTATTGTGGACGCATCTGGTACAAATGGAATTATTAGTAAAAAAATAGGATTAAGACAAAAGAAAGGAAAACTAGCAACTGGAGTTGAATATAATGTTGAGTATTTAGGAGAATCAAATAAAATGTATCTTTTAAGTGGTAAAGATTATCAAGGTGGTTATGGGTGGATTTTTCCATTAAAAAATAAAAGAGCAATTATTGGTTTTGGAACCTACAATGAAGCCATTATAAAAAATTTAAAACCTAGGTTAAATGAGGTTTTAAACTTACCATTAATTAAAAAATTAGTTAGAAAAGATAATGACAAAGTAGAAGGTGCTAGCGTACCAATTACCCCCGTCTTAGAAAAATTTGTAATTAATAACTTAGTTTGTGTAGGTGATAGTGTTTCTCAAGTAAACCCTATTGTTGGAGAAGGTTACAAGTTTATTTTTGAAGCGGCTATAATGGCAAGCAAGGCTATACATAAATCTTTACAAGAACAAAATATCAATTTTTTAAGTGAATATGAAACTGAATGGAAAAATAGATTTTCAGCAAACTATAAGCGCTCTAAAAGTGCACAAGAAAAAATATTTAAGTACTCTAATAATGATGTTGTAATGGATATAGCATTACTATCAATGAGACTGCGTTCTAATGATAGAATTATCCGTTCTATATCCGGTGAATATGGACTTGAAAAAAATTAA
- a CDS encoding LysR substrate-binding domain-containing protein: MTLQQLEYVIALDTYRHFVKAAEKCFVTQPTITIQVKKLEDEIGFSIFDKSKSPFKPTNLGEVFINKIKVILREVSELKNMVNTELDSMNGVYKIGIIPTVSPYLIPLISGSFSEKYPNTTLIIEEMQTENIIAALKNKEIHIGILVTPLNESFIREIKLYNEPFVFYGQKGQFPEDKKVVSAKEIENLDNIWLLKSGHCFRNQVLKICSKNTNPKSIQFQSGSIEALKKMVDNYGGFTLVPEMAINKNDIGCHINFEDPKPIREVSIAIHHSLAKDHLIDAIRLEVLNKIPTEFVKNNRFIKINWK, from the coding sequence ATGACCCTCCAACAATTAGAATATGTAATTGCCCTAGACACCTATAGGCATTTTGTAAAAGCTGCCGAAAAATGTTTTGTTACCCAACCAACAATTACAATTCAAGTTAAAAAGTTAGAAGACGAAATTGGTTTTTCTATCTTCGATAAAAGTAAATCTCCATTTAAACCCACAAATTTGGGCGAAGTATTTATTAATAAAATTAAAGTAATATTAAGGGAAGTTAGCGAGTTAAAAAACATGGTAAATACCGAATTAGATAGTATGAACGGTGTTTATAAAATAGGAATTATCCCCACTGTTTCTCCCTATTTAATTCCATTAATTTCTGGTTCATTTTCAGAAAAATACCCAAACACCACATTAATTATCGAAGAAATGCAGACAGAAAACATTATTGCTGCATTAAAAAATAAAGAAATTCACATTGGTATTTTAGTAACTCCGCTTAACGAATCTTTTATAAGAGAAATAAAATTATACAACGAACCATTTGTGTTTTACGGACAAAAAGGACAGTTTCCGGAAGATAAAAAAGTAGTTTCTGCAAAAGAAATAGAAAATTTAGATAATATTTGGCTGTTAAAAAGCGGACATTGTTTTAGAAATCAGGTTTTAAAGATTTGCTCTAAAAACACAAACCCAAAAAGTATTCAATTTCAAAGTGGTTCTATAGAAGCTTTAAAAAAGATGGTAGATAATTATGGCGGATTTACCTTAGTACCCGAAATGGCGATTAATAAAAACGACATTGGTTGTCATATTAATTTCGAAGATCCAAAACCTATAAGAGAAGTTAGTATAGCAATACATCATTCTTTAGCAAAAGACCATTTAATAGACGCTATTCGATTAGAGGTTTTAAATAAAATACCGACAGAATTTGTAAAAAACAACCGATTTATTAAAATTAATTGGAAGTAA
- a CDS encoding catalase has product MKTRLITFIALSVALFGFAQNNSGKNTITTNGGVPVGDNQNSKTVGEYGPVLLEDIHLIEKLAAFDRERTPERVVHPRGAGASGYFEATKDMSDYTRAVLFAEAGKKTDLAVRFSTVIHGKGSPETARDPRGFAVKFYTEQGNYDIVGNNLPVFFIRDAIKFPDMVHSLKPSPVTNKQDPNRFFDFFSHQPESTHLITRLYTDLGTPKGYQYMNGSSVHGYKWINKAGKVTYVKYSWVSKQGEKNLTAEEATIQQGKDWQHATVSLRKDIADKNYPQWDLYVQLIKPEDMHSFNFWPLDATKDWPADKIEKIKIGTMTLNENPVNYFEQVESIAFSPGALIPGVEPSEDKLLQGRLFSYFDTQRHRLGPNFQQLEINKPLKNPNNYNSDGWLSAGNKRFENPDVNYQPSSRSSLVEDPQYKQVETTLTNVTITQKEISKTNDFAQVGDFYRSLSKQQQDNLIKNLKGDLGQVTDKKIQMKMITYFYKADKEYGMRVAKSLGFSAKDFMNH; this is encoded by the coding sequence ATGAAAACACGATTAATAACATTTATCGCTTTATCTGTAGCCCTTTTTGGATTTGCACAAAACAATAGCGGCAAAAACACAATTACAACAAATGGAGGAGTTCCTGTTGGTGACAATCAAAATTCTAAAACGGTAGGCGAGTACGGACCTGTTTTATTAGAAGATATTCATTTAATAGAAAAGTTAGCGGCTTTTGATAGAGAAAGAACTCCAGAAAGGGTAGTGCACCCAAGAGGAGCAGGAGCGTCTGGTTACTTTGAAGCAACAAAAGATATGTCTGATTACACTAGAGCTGTATTATTTGCAGAAGCAGGGAAAAAGACGGATTTAGCCGTTCGTTTTTCTACCGTAATTCACGGAAAAGGTTCTCCAGAAACAGCAAGAGATCCTAGAGGTTTTGCTGTAAAATTTTATACAGAACAAGGTAATTATGATATTGTTGGTAACAATTTACCTGTCTTTTTTATTAGAGATGCTATTAAATTTCCAGATATGGTGCACTCTTTAAAACCTTCTCCAGTAACGAATAAGCAAGATCCTAATCGTTTTTTCGATTTCTTTTCTCATCAACCAGAATCTACACATCTAATTACGAGATTGTATACAGATTTAGGAACTCCAAAAGGCTACCAATATATGAATGGAAGTAGTGTACATGGTTATAAATGGATTAATAAAGCCGGTAAAGTAACCTATGTAAAGTATTCTTGGGTTTCTAAACAAGGAGAAAAAAACTTAACAGCAGAAGAAGCAACGATACAACAAGGTAAAGATTGGCAACATGCAACGGTAAGTTTACGTAAAGATATTGCTGATAAAAATTATCCTCAATGGGATTTATATGTGCAATTGATAAAGCCAGAAGATATGCATTCTTTTAATTTTTGGCCTTTAGATGCTACCAAAGATTGGCCAGCAGATAAGATAGAAAAGATTAAGATTGGTACCATGACTTTAAACGAAAACCCAGTAAATTATTTTGAACAAGTAGAGAGTATTGCTTTTTCTCCGGGTGCTTTAATACCAGGTGTAGAACCTTCTGAAGATAAACTTTTACAAGGAAGATTGTTTTCTTATTTTGATACGCAAAGACATAGATTAGGACCTAATTTTCAGCAATTAGAAATTAATAAGCCTTTAAAAAATCCTAATAATTATAATTCTGATGGTTGGTTAAGTGCCGGAAACAAAAGGTTTGAAAACCCAGATGTAAATTACCAACCAAGTAGTAGATCTTCTTTAGTTGAAGACCCACAATATAAACAAGTGGAAACTACACTAACAAACGTAACAATTACACAAAAAGAGATTTCTAAAACAAATGATTTTGCACAAGTAGGAGATTTTTATAGATCGCTTTCTAAGCAACAACAAGATAATTTAATTAAAAATTTAAAAGGAGATTTAGGTCAGGTTACTGATAAAAAGATTCAAATGAAAATGATTACTTATTTCTATAAAGCAGATAAAGAGTATGGAATGAGAGTAGCAAAGTCTCTTGGTTTTTCTGCAAAAGATTTTATGAACCACTAA
- a CDS encoding ankyrin repeat domain-containing protein, which yields MKKITFILILILSSTISAQSIFDASRNGNLDKINALYTLDNNVINTADTKGFTPLILSAYNNQLKVVAFLLEKGVAVEAKDASGNTALMGVCFKGSISIVKILIENGAEVNAQNYNGATALIYASTFGHTEIVKYLLANNADKNLTDNRGNTALKHAVMQGNTAVIALLNK from the coding sequence ATGAAAAAAATTACATTTATTTTAATTCTAATTTTATCATCTACTATTTCTGCTCAGTCTATTTTTGATGCTTCTAGAAATGGTAATTTAGATAAAATTAATGCTCTTTATACTTTAGACAATAATGTTATAAACACAGCAGATACTAAAGGTTTTACTCCTTTAATTTTATCGGCTTATAATAACCAACTAAAAGTTGTTGCTTTTTTATTAGAAAAAGGAGTTGCCGTAGAAGCTAAAGATGCATCTGGTAACACAGCTTTAATGGGCGTTTGTTTTAAAGGATCTATTTCTATTGTTAAAATATTGATAGAAAATGGAGCAGAAGTTAATGCACAAAATTATAACGGAGCAACTGCTTTAATTTATGCAAGTACTTTTGGTCATACAGAAATTGTAAAATATTTATTGGCTAATAATGCTGATAAAAATTTAACAGATAATAGAGGAAATACTGCTTTAAAACATGCGGTTATGCAAGGAAATACCGCTGTGATAGCACTTTTAAATAAGTAA
- a CDS encoding phosphocholine cytidylyltransferase family protein, translated as MTNTSEKNTNNNRITTALLLAAGTGSRLFPITKDAPKCLTLVNEKSMLARLVTNLTAQGFTRLIIVTGYKQECIVDFLGNQKEGLNIEYVHSPLYKTTNNIYSLWMARNSIKEPFVLIESDLVLETSLLTNMVYPDRMAVAKMQPWLNGTTVTINNQNKVIQFQAGTTEAYSETRYKTVNIYSFSLDSWQEVSKKLNQYIEEGSVNSYYETVFSDLVDEQKLQLEAVSFDKKPWYEVDNIEDLAEAEKLFPVIVEEEEIEYALY; from the coding sequence ATGACGAATACTTCTGAAAAGAACACCAACAATAATAGAATTACTACAGCTTTATTACTTGCTGCCGGAACCGGAAGTCGCCTTTTTCCTATCACTAAAGACGCTCCAAAATGCTTAACCTTAGTCAATGAAAAATCGATGTTGGCGCGTTTGGTTACCAATTTAACAGCACAAGGTTTTACACGTCTTATCATTGTAACAGGTTACAAACAAGAATGTATTGTAGACTTTTTAGGTAATCAAAAAGAAGGTTTAAATATTGAGTATGTACACAGTCCGTTATACAAAACCACCAACAATATTTACTCACTTTGGATGGCGCGTAATAGCATTAAAGAACCGTTTGTTTTAATAGAAAGCGACTTGGTTTTAGAAACATCCTTACTAACCAATATGGTGTATCCAGATAGAATGGCTGTAGCAAAAATGCAACCTTGGCTTAACGGAACCACAGTAACGATTAACAACCAAAATAAGGTAATTCAGTTTCAAGCAGGCACTACAGAAGCATATTCAGAAACACGTTATAAAACGGTAAATATTTATAGTTTCTCATTAGATTCTTGGCAAGAAGTTAGTAAAAAACTAAATCAATATATTGAAGAAGGAAGTGTAAATTCTTATTATGAAACTGTTTTTTCTGATTTGGTAGATGAACAAAAATTACAATTAGAAGCCGTTTCTTTCGATAAAAAACCTTGGTATGAAGTAGATAATATTGAAGATTTAGCGGAGGCAGAAAAATTATTTCCAGTAATTGTAGAGGAAGAAGAAATTGAATATGCCTTATATTAA